DNA sequence from the Dreissena polymorpha isolate Duluth1 chromosome 3, UMN_Dpol_1.0, whole genome shotgun sequence genome:
GCGCATAAATGTTGGGTTGAGAAGCTACTTTCAATGCCGTAAAGGCCACTCTAGGGTATGCTTGCGCTGCAATTAAAGACCATTGTATTTTAAATGGCATTTTGACTGAGAATCTCTtaatattaaatttcaaaatggcccaatcataatacttttaaaattaaatatttgtggaatatttaacatttagatCATGCTTGCGAATTTCTTGCCTATAACACTATGTTTGAAATGTAATAAACTCAGAATGTTTAAGCATATGCATACAACAACACTACTTACAGCCAACAACGACTTCCGATTTATTGACGTTGACAGTAGTGGCATAATCACTGGGTCCATTGCGTTGTTCTTTTCGTTCTTCAAGAATCTTCaattgcttctgctgctgttggtACATGTCTTCAAGACTCTTCAATTGCGTCTGCAGTTGTTGGTACATTTCCTTCAAAGGAAAGTTCttcgataaaaaataaaataaaataaatagagaatatttgttcatgtcagtgtaagatcgtttgttatttcacgagtgatcatagaaaatattttttcacgagtggtgcagccacgagtgaatatattatttttctatgatcacgagtgaaataacaaacgatctaacactgacatgaacaaattttctgtttcttttatgcccctttttcaagaaaataattaattataattttcctctctcccgtggcgtgcctcaaaacattaaaatgacgtcatttttgacgtCATTTGTTGACGAAATGAAGTCATTATTCCAtggaaattcttcagttaaactcttttacaatgtaaataaacggtaaaaaagacataaaattaaaagaaaatatgttgaattCGGAGGATAATCGATTTTattttactcgtgatcatagaaaaacatataaacaaggatataaacaagggaagtacatcttgatatgataatctaaaaatagaaaaagaaattccgaaaatttgttattttcacaagTTCGAATGAAAACTTAGTAAATAAAAAACGTATGTGGAGTTTATAACAAAGTTCTTGTGCAATTGTGAAAAAACGACCGAAATTCGCGGTCTGTCATAACTGACAGTTGAACGTCGAGAATTACACACTTCGATTTTGGCgacatatttgtgaaactttaagctgttttggacatacttgatGGATTTTCATCTAAAAAACGGTGCTGGCAACCACAAGACATTTGTGTGCATTATTCGATCTTTCAAGCTGTTGCATAGCGTTATtaaatacacctgtgaaatcatcgttggataccttttctttttgcattgaccgttccaaggcggtgaccccagctttattcatattttgagtttatgttggtttgtattgtgctgtactgtgctgttttgtactgtttgggcaatcggtcacttgccttaaataaaggaccaattaattgtttttaatgaaaattcaatactgctccagcagctggagtttcacttctttatattttatattttttttatatatattaggacaaaaaaaatattttcaagtacctgtgattttatcattaggtatataAAAAACTATGACTATTTAATATGTGCATCCCGTTCTACTCAGCCAAATTATTTTACTAGCGCAAAGCAATAAATATGTAGTCAATAAATAACATCATTGCAATATTCATGCATACCAATTTTAGTTTTAGctaagtacatgtatgtaataactTACATCGGTTGTCCTTTCAGGAACCATGGTCAGAAGTTGCTCCATAGCCGATACATTGTCATCCAATCCAGTAACTGACATTGCATGCCCGGTGGTCAGTAAGACTTGCACGAACACTGCCGcgatcaacatcaacatcattgCTGCTGTATTCTTGGTGGTCGTTAGAAACGTATAAGATGTGAGGACGTGGTCTTCGGTCTTATATAGCATTGCAGAATAAATGCCCGGGCAATACTTTACCggtattaaattatattgaacagGACATAATAACGTCTGTTCAACTTTATCTTTGTCATCATCTTTGCTCGTGACTTCGGCATATCGTTTCAATAGGCTTTGACGGATGCAGACATCCTTGTGTTGAGAACGATGTATAAGATATAAAAGCAAAGCTGAATACTAGTATCAATTTAGCAGAGTCGCTTCGGTTTTATGCAGTACAGTGCATTTTCTTTAAACCAACAGCATTTTCAAAACAAGGATGTAACCTAAGTGTTCACGAGGTCATCATGCATTTCGCATGCTTGCCAAGCCTTCAAAGTCATGGACAAAATTCTTCCGACGAATATTGTTTTGCGATACATATTTATAATACGCAAATATTAAAGATGTGCTCGTATGTTTTTCCGTGTTTTAAAACTCGCTTCTATGCATGCGACTTTCGTTCGCTGTGACATGGATTGTGCGTTTATTTCTTTCCATATGGGCAAAGGGGTAGATAAAGGCtcgttaaatatatattatctCTATAAGAGGTTAtactaaaatatgtaaaatttgcaaaataaatCATTCACATTGGTATTTAATTATATCGTATTTGTATCTTAGAGTAaacgcactctggatcagcagacgatttatttcataaatcaatctctgggttaatggtcgccatctttcgaactactttcaaaagtacaacaacaacaataacagtagaagacaattttaattgcgaaaagttgaaaaatttagtacatgtgtcacggttgttgagtgaaatagtgttattttcaactgtgtatgaagcatgtgaactggtagtggaataaccgaatt
Encoded proteins:
- the LOC127871701 gene encoding uncharacterized protein LOC127871701 isoform X2, which translates into the protein MLYKTEDHVLTSYTFLTTTKNTAAMMLMLIAAVFVQVLLTTGHAMSVTGLDDNVSAMEQLLTMVPERTTDEMYQQLQTQLKSLEDMYQQQQKQLKILEERKEQRNGPSDYATTVNVNKSEVVVGSQAYPRVAFTALKVASQPNIYARTRITFEKVILNVGNAYRAGSGTFVVPTCGSGIYMFSFTLAAPQGIYSALFHNGGEIARINLPSSAWISGTQTVFVNLNANDQVWVQSMGYNARGVYGMLESSFTGILVA
- the LOC127871701 gene encoding uncharacterized protein LOC127871701 isoform X1; translated protein: MLYKTEDHVLTSYTFLTTTKNTAAMMLMLIAAVFVQVLLTTGHAMSVTGLDDNVSAMEQLLTMVPERTTDNFPLKEMYQQLQTQLKSLEDMYQQQQKQLKILEERKEQRNGPSDYATTVNVNKSEVVVGSQAYPRVAFTALKVASQPNIYARTRITFEKVILNVGNAYRAGSGTFVVPTCGSGIYMFSFTLAAPQGIYSALFHNGGEIARINLPSSAWISGTQTVFVNLNANDQVWVQSMGYNARGVYGMLESSFTGILVA